Part of the Pseudomonas sp. M30-35 genome is shown below.
CTTTTATGCCGCGTTCGGTAGCCCCGAGAAGGTCAATGTGCGAGCGCTGCTGAAGAACTTGGCGAATCCAATGATTATCGGCTTGCTGCTAGGCGCGCTGCTTAATCTGTCGGGTTGGACTGCGCCGGAACCGCTGTGGAAGATGGTCACCTGGCTTGGTCAGGCAGCGTTGCCCTGCGCGTTGATTGTTCTCGGGGCGAGCTTGTCGCGTTTCCGTTTGCGTCCGAGCGGCAGTGTGCTGGCTCTGACGACAATCAAGCTGGTGGCTTTTCCGGCATTGGTATGGTGGTTCAGTAGCCTGTTGCCGCAACTGAATGATGGCGCACGGAGTGTGCTGGTGTTGATGGCTGCATGCCCGAGCGGGGTAAATATTCTCGGTTTTGCAAAAACTCAGGACGATGTGCGCAGCGTCAGCTCCACGGTATTTCTATCTACCGTTCTCGGAGCTTTGACGCTGCCTGTCTGGGTTCTATTGGTCATTTAGCGGTTAGCCTCGTAGCACAAGTATCAGCCAGTGGTGCGGGCGTCTAGCGTGCGTTGAGCGCCACCCTCAGCGACACGAAATTGCGCGCCTGGAGTGCGTGATGAACCGTCCTCAGCCAATGGGTCCAGAATATTAAAGACTTCTGAGTTGTCTTTCTGTTCAGTTAACAGCGGTTGTGGGCTGGAACTTGGCAAAGCGAATGCGTTTGCGGCAAATAGGCTTAGTGCCAAGCTGATAGCGAGTTTGCTTTTCATGTCTGACTCCTTGAATAGGTGTGTGGTGCTTACGGGAGTCAATACTAGAGATATGGCTAAAAATAAGAACTTGAGCGCTTTAATAGTGTTCATCGATTGTGCTGATGATGAGCGCGGTACATCCATAAACCTGCATTAGACGTACTGTTTTGGCACGGTCAGCTAAGCTAGGTCACAGCGTTAGGGAACCCTTGGAAAACTACTGCGCGAGGTATTACTGCCTTGCTCGCTACCTTTTCAGATTCTCCCTTGATCGTGTGGTTAAGCGGGTTTGTCCAGTGAACCGGTGCACGGGTATATCACCGTGATTCTTTAAGTCAGTTGAAACAAGGAAGTCAGTTGATGACCCCATCCGCGACTGTGCGCTACCCCTTGGTCCTGGTTCCAGGAATGTTGGGCTATGTGAGTTTGCTCGGGTATCCCTATTGGTATGGGATTGTCAGTGCGCTGCGTGCCGCAGGCGCTAAAACCTATGCGGTTCAGGTTTCGCCGCTGAACTCTACCGAGATACGTGGCGAGCAGCTATTGGCACATATCA
Proteins encoded:
- a CDS encoding AEC family transporter → MPAVLAILPIFGLIVLGYLLGWRQWLSTETAAGLANITFKLFMPTLLFAGIAKAPLDDGLSITLLLAYFLPVVVVFSTVNFIVHRQRGVATPLGLAATFSNNVLVGIPIVTTLMGHDGLGYLFAILVFHSLTLFSMQSFYAAFGSPEKVNVRALLKNLANPMIIGLLLGALLNLSGWTAPEPLWKMVTWLGQAALPCALIVLGASLSRFRLRPSGSVLALTTIKLVAFPALVWWFSSLLPQLNDGARSVLVLMAACPSGVNILGFAKTQDDVRSVSSTVFLSTVLGALTLPVWVLLVI